The following coding sequences lie in one Eubacterium ventriosum genomic window:
- a CDS encoding TIM-barrel domain-containing protein: MKRVEKIVLILLIVIMSFHTPIISYGYTAVPSDQDPFDSGYSPEFPSMEGIYNTPNKLLGYEQKDREFCFTIKTPDYIVPLSISFPKIGGVRIHGEKKGSFEAAENYKISYTISKSGDITMKGNNETKVVFQKKEDAFKIHIYNGSGERILGIDSTQMEFAFNDAGELIKYNLKLPLDRNKEEIYGSGERFNELSQVGKRLKMWNLDASYHGDDTLNAELWRGYKNIPLLHSSKGYTLFFNTYYAGTFDIGYSEASRICAEFKGAEFDFYLWTDAPKENLKAYTELTGKSILLPKWAYEYSAGGSIGFWNSGKGVYGNSVDAINGYKRMGTPNIASVYLESASKETQSVYDLYKSAGIRVLKWNSPNMTPKEMKSYLSGMREDELPYIRYIWDKTASCGDFIDFTQNTSTTALIGRLSSEVQWGAKGGLVDFGELIQPYAYFPGVDKDGAVMHNEFAYWYSRRYCEAMSQLMGNGDFVLHSRSAAAGSQAYTAFFTGDQQTSMEGLRRQLAGGISASASGLTTWGGDIGGLSGGAAGDGPTTQVFARSMQFSTFQPLMRTHGTTSRFPWDYGALGESTYKTHYWLRENILNKIYSTAIAAHKTGSTIVTPLTMEYSDEQSLGNVYETYLFCDDFLVTPVLKENAYLYNVMFPQGNWYSLWTGEKISGCGEKTVESPIDKSPIYLRAGAIIPVTVANSLNLTDSMQDVKKTEALLVTKPDNDRTTTYYRDENTSISYKNMKNGNNGFVISAETGNDTTALILKGTAAGSVVVDGKSLKKLTNRPTGDGEIGYYSNDNRETIINIGTNDWSSVEIENADVDSVNLMKDNILTDNMKVTADGDFNTALSLSEKEYVFELSKTSNMNEILVKWTDKYAKKFKVAVSENGNDWTVIKDEANGYGGITNCSIENKNVKYVKLYDIEAGTESAPEIYEIEAYGNNSNCCITYNLKGGATKIEEKTVVLNNSQYTLPSKNRFTAPQGKQFKWYLINGKVYNPGDVYKVIGDTTIFLVWEDYVPSDENDSILASFDGFYSSNATTSKKVKTTDYWSENTEGIITRKAKGTDGALYNGDPASNMAMLYYNANIYKDFVLELEYRNPVAGMGGAYVGFGGKIDNGVATTWKSSNAGTIFGTAGSSEVKLAGNFEAYGGNKHSTGEEDSKVWTDWVMDADWGTGWNAIKLEVKSGHINCYVKVNGKWIQSWKNDTFDMPFTYGDWYDGGYVYIASNNEGTQFRNIKISDRDLSVDETVAAEKNEIMNQFDSYYTSGVDKKNPEYAEIYKYWTADTDGVLTRKDIKESGEKLGNENKGNPYPEMAILYYDIGKYKDFTMTVDYYNPVADNGGAWIGFDGEKGESWYNHSGNTMINTSEGNVYHLTGTFDVDGETYELPNANDIKWTGYLEDGKFNSLWNTVKIEVKEGKIKFFIQVDNEWKSLWNEETFSYGDWYDGGYIFLVANNGGTKFRNLQITGTPIKEVTESDLKDFTAYYSPHCQRYPSTKTNINTYWSCTSDGVITRKARGTTTETGPYVGNCWPDMSMLYYDVSRYKDFTLEVEYRNPNESIGGAWIGFDGEINDSGSATTWYGDSTGTVFATDGNNSVRIAGTFDYNGRKQTTYNTSDSIWRAEIANCEWKTSWMKAKLEVKNGFINFYVDVNGKWETPWEKDAIRYSGWYDGGYVYIASNNEGTQFRNFKITGEALEEETTSEIPTTKEVPTTTNETVTSTKVSESTKDMTTETTKVDITTEIPTTYKIHESTTGYLNQIETKRPGRVKIKKINIKKKHSKKVKIYLLKVSGANGYQIRIYTSKKRAKKNKKALITKNIKSFRKVFKSKKLKNKKRLYVKARAYRNVGKIKIYGRWSKIKKVRIR, encoded by the coding sequence ATGAAAAGAGTCGAAAAGATAGTATTAATATTGTTGATTGTTATTATGTCATTTCACACACCAATAATTTCGTATGGGTATACAGCAGTACCGAGTGATCAGGATCCTTTTGATAGTGGATATAGTCCGGAGTTTCCATCAATGGAGGGAATTTATAATACACCGAATAAACTTCTGGGATATGAACAGAAAGACAGAGAATTCTGTTTTACAATAAAAACACCTGATTATATAGTACCATTGTCTATATCTTTTCCTAAAATTGGAGGAGTTAGAATACATGGCGAAAAAAAAGGCAGTTTTGAAGCAGCAGAGAATTACAAAATTTCGTATACTATTTCAAAATCCGGTGATATTACCATGAAGGGAAATAATGAGACAAAGGTAGTATTCCAAAAAAAAGAAGATGCATTCAAAATACATATTTACAATGGCTCAGGAGAGCGTATTTTGGGAATAGATTCTACGCAAATGGAATTTGCATTTAATGATGCAGGAGAACTGATAAAATATAATCTGAAGCTTCCGTTAGACAGAAACAAAGAAGAAATTTATGGTTCAGGGGAGAGATTTAATGAATTAAGTCAGGTAGGAAAGCGTCTTAAGATGTGGAATTTGGATGCCAGTTATCATGGAGATGATACTTTAAACGCAGAATTGTGGAGAGGTTACAAGAATATACCATTGCTTCATAGTTCTAAGGGATATACATTATTTTTTAATACATATTATGCGGGAACATTTGATATCGGTTATTCAGAGGCGAGTAGGATATGTGCAGAGTTTAAGGGAGCAGAATTTGATTTTTATCTTTGGACAGATGCACCAAAAGAAAATCTGAAAGCATATACAGAATTGACGGGAAAATCTATCCTTCTTCCTAAATGGGCATATGAGTATAGTGCAGGGGGGAGTATTGGGTTTTGGAATAGTGGTAAAGGAGTATATGGAAATTCAGTAGATGCTATTAATGGGTATAAGAGAATGGGAACTCCAAATATAGCATCAGTATATTTAGAATCAGCCAGTAAAGAGACTCAGAGTGTATACGATTTGTATAAGAGTGCAGGAATTAGAGTATTGAAATGGAATTCCCCCAATATGACACCGAAAGAAATGAAGAGTTATCTTTCAGGGATGAGAGAAGATGAATTGCCATATATAAGATATATATGGGACAAAACAGCTAGTTGTGGTGACTTTATAGATTTTACACAGAATACTTCTACAACAGCATTGATAGGGCGCTTAAGCAGCGAAGTTCAATGGGGAGCTAAGGGAGGATTAGTAGATTTTGGAGAACTAATTCAGCCATATGCTTATTTTCCGGGAGTAGATAAAGATGGAGCAGTAATGCATAATGAATTTGCATATTGGTATTCCAGAAGATATTGTGAGGCTATGTCACAACTTATGGGAAATGGAGATTTTGTACTTCATTCACGAAGTGCCGCTGCAGGTTCACAAGCGTATACTGCATTTTTTACAGGAGATCAGCAGACTTCAATGGAGGGGCTCAGAAGGCAGCTGGCAGGTGGAATTAGTGCAAGCGCTAGTGGATTAACAACATGGGGTGGCGATATTGGCGGTTTGTCCGGTGGAGCAGCAGGAGACGGACCAACAACACAGGTGTTTGCCAGAAGTATGCAGTTTTCAACCTTCCAGCCATTAATGAGGACGCATGGAACAACATCCCGATTTCCTTGGGATTATGGAGCTTTAGGAGAAAGTACATATAAGACACATTATTGGCTGAGAGAAAATATATTGAATAAAATATATAGTACAGCGATTGCTGCACATAAAACAGGGAGCACAATCGTTACACCATTAACAATGGAATATTCAGATGAACAGTCTTTGGGAAATGTATATGAAACATACTTGTTCTGCGATGACTTTTTGGTAACACCGGTTTTAAAGGAAAATGCATATCTTTATAATGTAATGTTCCCACAAGGAAACTGGTACAGTTTATGGACAGGTGAAAAAATAAGTGGTTGTGGAGAGAAAACAGTAGAATCCCCAATTGATAAATCCCCAATATATCTCAGGGCAGGAGCAATTATCCCGGTGACTGTGGCAAACAGCCTGAATTTAACAGACAGCATGCAGGATGTAAAAAAGACAGAAGCCTTGTTGGTGACAAAGCCTGATAATGACAGAACAACAACATATTATAGAGATGAAAACACTAGTATTTCTTACAAGAATATGAAAAATGGGAACAATGGATTTGTTATTTCGGCAGAAACTGGAAATGATACTACGGCACTGATTTTGAAGGGAACAGCCGCAGGAAGTGTAGTTGTTGATGGGAAAAGTCTGAAAAAATTGACAAACAGACCAACAGGAGACGGAGAAATTGGATATTACAGTAATGATAATAGGGAGACTATTATTAATATAGGAACAAATGATTGGAGCAGCGTAGAGATAGAAAATGCAGATGTTGATAGTGTGAATCTGATGAAAGATAACATTTTAACAGACAATATGAAAGTTACAGCTGATGGAGATTTCAACACGGCATTATCATTATCTGAAAAAGAATATGTATTTGAATTGTCTAAGACATCTAATATGAATGAAATTTTAGTGAAGTGGACAGATAAATACGCAAAAAAATTTAAAGTAGCAGTTTCAGAGAACGGAAATGATTGGACTGTAATCAAAGATGAAGCAAATGGTTATGGCGGTATAACAAATTGCAGCATTGAAAATAAGAATGTAAAGTATGTCAAGTTGTATGATATAGAAGCAGGTACAGAAAGTGCACCGGAAATTTATGAAATAGAGGCATATGGAAATAACAGTAATTGCTGTATAACTTATAATTTAAAGGGGGGAGCAACCAAAATCGAAGAGAAAACAGTGGTGCTTAATAATTCTCAGTATACATTACCATCAAAAAATCGCTTTACAGCCCCACAGGGGAAACAGTTCAAATGGTACCTAATTAATGGAAAGGTTTATAATCCGGGTGATGTGTACAAGGTGATTGGAGATACAACCATATTTTTAGTATGGGAAGATTATGTTCCATCGGATGAAAATGACAGTATTTTGGCATCCTTTGACGGTTTTTATAGTAGTAACGCAACTACTTCTAAAAAAGTAAAAACTACAGATTATTGGAGTGAGAATACAGAGGGAATAATTACAAGAAAAGCTAAGGGAACTGATGGAGCTTTATATAATGGTGACCCGGCCTCTAACATGGCAATGCTTTATTACAATGCAAATATTTATAAGGATTTTGTTTTGGAATTAGAGTATAGAAATCCTGTAGCCGGTATGGGAGGGGCCTATGTTGGTTTTGGGGGAAAGATAGATAACGGAGTCGCTACGACATGGAAAAGCAGTAATGCAGGAACAATTTTTGGAACAGCGGGGTCTAGTGAAGTAAAACTGGCAGGAAATTTTGAAGCATATGGTGGAAATAAGCATTCTACAGGTGAAGAAGATTCAAAAGTCTGGACAGACTGGGTAATGGATGCAGACTGGGGAACAGGATGGAATGCTATTAAACTGGAAGTAAAAAGTGGACATATAAACTGCTATGTGAAAGTTAATGGCAAATGGATACAATCATGGAAAAATGATACTTTTGATATGCCATTTACTTACGGAGACTGGTACGATGGAGGATATGTATATATCGCATCGAATAATGAAGGAACGCAGTTTCGGAATATTAAAATAAGTGATAGGGATCTTTCAGTGGATGAAACTGTGGCAGCAGAAAAAAACGAGATAATGAACCAGTTTGATTCGTATTATACAAGTGGTGTAGATAAGAAAAATCCCGAATATGCTGAAATATATAAATATTGGACTGCAGATACAGATGGAGTATTAACAAGAAAAGATATAAAAGAATCAGGTGAAAAATTAGGAAATGAAAATAAAGGAAATCCTTATCCGGAAATGGCAATATTATATTATGATATTGGAAAGTATAAAGATTTTACCATGACAGTAGATTACTATAATCCTGTGGCTGATAATGGTGGAGCATGGATTGGATTTGATGGTGAAAAAGGTGAAAGCTGGTACAATCATTCCGGAAATACAATGATTAATACTTCGGAAGGAAATGTTTATCATTTAACCGGAACATTTGATGTAGATGGAGAAACTTATGAATTACCAAATGCAAATGACATTAAATGGACAGGTTATCTGGAAGATGGAAAATTTAATTCTTTGTGGAATACAGTCAAGATAGAGGTGAAAGAAGGGAAAATCAAGTTTTTTATTCAAGTAGATAATGAGTGGAAATCACTTTGGAATGAAGAAACGTTTTCCTATGGTGACTGGTATGATGGTGGATATATTTTTTTAGTAGCAAATAATGGTGGAACGAAATTTAGAAACCTTCAGATAACAGGAACGCCGATAAAAGAAGTAACGGAATCGGATTTAAAAGATTTTACAGCATATTATAGTCCGCATTGTCAAAGATATCCTAGCACAAAAACGAATATTAATACTTACTGGAGTTGTACCAGTGATGGTGTTATTACCAGAAAGGCGAGAGGAACAACGACAGAAACAGGACCATATGTGGGGAATTGCTGGCCGGATATGTCTATGCTTTATTATGATGTTTCCAGATACAAAGATTTTACATTAGAAGTGGAATATAGAAATCCGAATGAAAGTATCGGTGGAGCATGGATTGGGTTTGATGGTGAGATAAACGATAGCGGCAGTGCCACCACATGGTATGGTGATAGTACAGGAACAGTGTTTGCCACAGATGGAAATAACAGTGTACGGATTGCAGGAACTTTTGACTATAACGGAAGAAAACAGACGACGTATAATACGAGTGATTCTATCTGGAGAGCTGAAATAGCTAATTGTGAGTGGAAAACCAGTTGGATGAAAGCAAAACTGGAAGTAAAGAATGGATTTATTAATTTTTATGTTGATGTAAATGGGAAATGGGAAACACCATGGGAAAAAGATGCTATAAGATATAGTGGATGGTATGATGGTGGATATGTTTACATTGCTTCGAATAATGAAGGAACGCAGTTTCGGAATTTTAAAATCACTGGAGAAGCATTAGAAGAGGAAACTACATCAGAAATACCTACGACAAAAGAGGTTCCGACAACGACAAATGAAACAGTAACATCAACAAAGGTTTCAGAGTCAACAAAGGATATGACAACTGAGACCACGAAAGTAGATATTACTACTGAAATACCAACAACTTATAAAATTCATGAAAGTACAACGGGTTATCTTAATCAAATAGAAACAAAGAGGCCTGGCAGAGTGAAGATTAAAAAAATAAATATAAAGAAAAAACACTCTAAAAAAGTGAAAATTTATCTGTTAAAAGTAAGTGGAGCAAATGGTTATCAAATTAGAATTTATACTTCGAAGAAAAGGGCGAAGAAAAATAAAAAAGCATTGATTACCAAGAACATAAAATCTTTTAGAAAAGTGTTTAAATCAAAGAAATTAAAAAATAAAAAAAGACTTTACGTGAAGGCAAGAGCATATAGGAATGTTGGTAAAATAAAAATTTATGGGCGATGGTCTAAAATAAAAAAAGTCAGAATCAGGTAG
- a CDS encoding TIM-barrel domain-containing protein: MNNRTEQYIWITFGNETKNEPINYCKKNSNVMMGLGYHINPKTRELESNYYCSSNSVESDWVADKYAFNPLVAHKIKLTVGEDGYIVWVDGERQIVYPLPENYKGGYVGIGTGYTSTEIRNLRINLKKEEPNSCTYFTNCQNEGFEMPISSFYEKGKDVYKRIFNGSGSFISNIPIMFFEDKMETFELEFDLFFAESIEENAPASKEFEDPFRTYSFGPYPLQLFTEWKQYDDVYETILHKDSFEIKTKSPEWDQKERSLFISCPNVGGIRISSEAPKNADASYVGDTAIFEPEYSLAIDKADFNNELIGTDGTKVKIICKTGYWGLEIYNAQNQLIHTINKWNLSRSDDRFVTRQYSLELPLNSDEIIFGTGERYNHFNQHGLRMCFWNTDMCYQGYTSLDTHELWRSYKNVPVVNSNKGITYFFNTTCYGEGDFGYTDKTRTRISFDDSRVDFYVWTGTPVENMVKYTDLTGKPVLPPKWAFRYQAGGSNGFWGLGQNRGKEYPREITRTMIEKFSEMGTLPSVIYMEGGGADDKVCYDMCNEKDIKVMQWNCGDFWPEFMHKNYPDKDYKEMPMVKNIYNPDEVHYFGDFTHKDALSVLKKIHGERIRWGLRGGMVDFTELVPIDTKFDNGLMGNRMHNFWVWWYAKAYHDLYTEMTGGDYLCYMRGACAGSQKWNCTWTGDQMNSFDGLKQQIVGGLSLSASGFSIWGTDMGGLSEKPEDEVYIRAYQFCTFMPIMRTGGDATKLPWDYGEKVQEVFKKFYWLRENLLDMIYSYAIYSHKTGIPMTQAMALAFPECKEAAGNEEQYVFCDNILFASVFEKADTKNVYFPAGRWYSLFNDEVIEGEGYQKVAAPLDYSPAYLRDGAVIPVTLGASLKLMEDMLENRYKGILIAPPEIERSSQIYKDENTKLVMISKRITDQKFTVEITGENDFEVAVILAEAKEVSVNGQIIGKKADIISENEGYVVQDGRTYVKHSGTEIKVIQVVTQ; the protein is encoded by the coding sequence ATGAATAATAGAACAGAACAGTATATTTGGATTACATTTGGAAATGAGACAAAAAATGAGCCAATAAATTATTGCAAAAAAAACAGTAATGTTATGATGGGGCTTGGATATCATATTAATCCAAAAACAAGAGAATTAGAAAGTAATTATTATTGTAGTTCAAATAGTGTGGAAAGTGATTGGGTAGCAGATAAATATGCTTTTAATCCATTAGTAGCACATAAAATCAAATTAACGGTAGGAGAAGATGGTTATATTGTATGGGTTGATGGAGAAAGACAGATTGTTTATCCTCTACCCGAAAATTATAAAGGTGGCTATGTAGGCATAGGTACAGGATATACAAGTACAGAGATAAGAAATTTAAGAATAAATCTAAAAAAAGAAGAGCCAAATAGTTGTACATACTTTACAAATTGCCAAAATGAGGGATTTGAGATGCCTATTTCAAGTTTTTATGAAAAGGGGAAGGATGTATATAAGCGAATTTTTAATGGTTCAGGAAGTTTTATTTCTAATATACCAATTATGTTTTTTGAGGATAAAATGGAAACTTTTGAATTAGAATTTGACTTATTCTTTGCTGAGTCCATAGAAGAGAATGCTCCGGCTTCAAAAGAATTCGAAGATCCGTTTAGGACATATTCTTTTGGTCCATATCCATTACAACTATTTACAGAGTGGAAACAGTATGATGACGTTTATGAAACCATTTTACATAAAGACAGTTTCGAGATTAAGACGAAGTCACCAGAGTGGGATCAAAAGGAACGCTCCTTGTTTATTTCGTGTCCTAATGTAGGTGGAATCAGAATATCTTCTGAAGCACCCAAAAATGCAGATGCATCTTATGTAGGAGATACTGCTATATTTGAACCGGAGTACTCACTTGCAATTGATAAAGCAGACTTTAATAATGAATTGATAGGAACTGATGGAACAAAAGTAAAAATAATATGCAAGACAGGTTATTGGGGGTTAGAGATATATAATGCTCAAAATCAACTGATACATACAATTAACAAATGGAATTTATCACGTTCTGACGACCGATTTGTTACACGTCAATATTCTCTTGAGTTGCCATTGAATAGTGATGAAATTATTTTTGGCACAGGAGAGAGATATAATCATTTCAATCAACACGGATTGAGAATGTGTTTTTGGAATACAGATATGTGTTATCAGGGATATACATCTCTTGATACACATGAATTGTGGAGAAGTTACAAAAATGTTCCGGTAGTTAACAGCAACAAGGGGATTACATATTTTTTCAATACTACTTGTTATGGGGAAGGTGATTTTGGATATACGGACAAAACAAGAACGAGAATTTCTTTTGATGACAGCAGAGTAGATTTTTATGTATGGACAGGAACACCAGTAGAAAATATGGTGAAGTATACTGATTTGACAGGAAAGCCTGTATTACCACCAAAGTGGGCGTTTCGTTATCAGGCAGGCGGTTCTAATGGCTTTTGGGGACTAGGTCAGAATAGAGGGAAGGAATATCCAAGAGAAATTACGAGAACGATGATTGAAAAGTTCAGCGAGATGGGAACATTACCGTCTGTTATTTATATGGAAGGCGGAGGTGCTGATGATAAAGTATGCTATGATATGTGCAACGAAAAAGATATTAAGGTAATGCAGTGGAATTGTGGCGATTTCTGGCCGGAATTTATGCATAAAAATTATCCGGATAAGGATTATAAAGAAATGCCGATGGTAAAAAATATATATAATCCGGATGAGGTACACTATTTTGGCGATTTTACGCATAAAGATGCTCTTTCTGTTTTAAAGAAAATTCATGGAGAAAGAATCAGGTGGGGACTGCGTGGTGGAATGGTAGATTTTACCGAGTTAGTTCCTATAGATACAAAGTTTGACAATGGATTGATGGGAAATCGAATGCACAATTTCTGGGTATGGTGGTATGCAAAGGCATATCATGACTTGTATACAGAAATGACAGGTGGGGATTATCTATGTTACATGCGCGGTGCTTGTGCTGGTTCTCAAAAATGGAATTGTACATGGACAGGAGACCAGATGAATAGCTTTGACGGATTAAAACAACAGATAGTAGGTGGATTAAGTTTGTCGGCGAGTGGTTTTTCTATTTGGGGAACCGACATGGGAGGTCTTTCAGAAAAACCGGAGGATGAAGTATATATAAGAGCGTATCAGTTTTGCACATTTATGCCAATTATGCGTACCGGAGGGGATGCAACGAAACTTCCTTGGGATTATGGTGAAAAGGTTCAGGAAGTGTTTAAGAAATTCTATTGGTTAAGAGAAAATCTTCTTGATATGATTTATAGTTATGCCATTTATTCTCATAAAACAGGTATTCCAATGACACAGGCAATGGCTCTGGCTTTTCCAGAATGTAAAGAAGCTGCAGGAAATGAAGAACAATATGTATTTTGTGACAACATTTTGTTTGCATCTGTATTTGAAAAGGCGGATACGAAGAATGTTTATTTTCCTGCAGGACGGTGGTATTCACTCTTTAATGATGAAGTAATTGAGGGAGAAGGATATCAGAAAGTTGCTGCACCACTTGATTATTCTCCGGCATATTTAAGAGATGGAGCGGTGATACCTGTAACTTTAGGGGCTTCTCTAAAATTGATGGAGGATATGCTGGAAAACAGATATAAAGGTATATTGATTGCACCACCCGAAATAGAGCGCTCAAGTCAGATATATAAAGATGAGAACACAAAATTAGTCATGATTAGCAAGCGGATTACGGATCAAAAGTTTACTGTTGAGATTACAGGAGAGAATGATTTTGAAGTGGCAGTAATTTTAGCCGAAGCAAAAGAAGTATCTGTTAATGGTCAAATAATCGGGAAGAAAGCAGACATTATTTCTGAAAATGAGGGATATGTAGTGCAGGATGGCAGGACATATGTGAAACATTCAGGAACTGAAATAAAAGTAATTCAGGTAGTTACACAATGA
- a CDS encoding glycoside hydrolase family 3 C-terminal domain-containing protein, whose product MNVSNIIDMKWMNDSRFNGKIKAVAYVWSGGMEGGNAVVDVLSGKETPSGKLPDTIAENLEDVLAGIKVKYMQFKKLKKK is encoded by the coding sequence TTGAATGTTTCTAATATTATTGATATGAAGTGGATGAATGATTCGCGGTTCAATGGAAAGATTAAGGCAGTTGCATATGTCTGGTCCGGTGGAATGGAAGGCGGCAATGCAGTTGTAGATGTTCTTTCCGGCAAAGAAACACCAAGTGGAAAACTTCCGGATACCATCGCAGAGAATTTAGAAGATGTCCTTGCAGGCATCAAAGTAAAGTATATGCAGTTTAAGAAGTTAAAGAAGAAATAG
- a CDS encoding AraC family transcriptional regulator produces MLSINSSCYSSSEIDLPNYEYPVIATSCGRHVLYTHDSFCVNQKKRQDYQLLYVKHGTIYYYIDKKQYSISAGGILIYKPSELLHYEFFLKDAPDIYWVHFTGDNVDNILGELNLSTKHAFMGTICPEYDTIFDKIISELLNRKLHFMDISSILMLELLYTISRDICTITYISSKNDLILEKVLEIFNTNYPNKISITSIAKELNYSSSWLSKTFTKHFGLSPKAYLTNLRIEKAKSMLLSTMSIRQVAEQTGFPDQMYFSRVFTNAEGITPSQYRQKHLDASFVSTTKKDGTIIKRRE; encoded by the coding sequence ATGTTATCTATTAATAGTTCATGTTATTCAAGTTCCGAAATAGATTTACCCAACTATGAATATCCCGTAATTGCCACCAGCTGTGGAAGGCATGTTTTGTATACCCATGATTCTTTCTGCGTAAATCAAAAAAAGCGACAGGATTATCAGTTACTATATGTAAAGCATGGCACCATTTACTACTATATTGACAAAAAACAATATTCAATTTCTGCAGGTGGAATTCTAATTTATAAACCAAGCGAATTACTGCATTATGAATTTTTCCTTAAAGATGCACCTGATATTTACTGGGTTCATTTTACCGGAGATAATGTTGACAATATTCTTGGAGAATTAAACCTTTCAACGAAACATGCATTTATGGGAACTATCTGTCCTGAATATGATACTATTTTTGATAAAATCATTAGTGAACTGCTAAACAGAAAACTTCATTTTATGGATATATCATCTATTCTAATGTTAGAATTATTGTACACAATTTCCAGAGATATCTGTACTATTACATATATTTCTTCCAAAAATGATTTGATTTTAGAAAAAGTATTAGAAATTTTCAATACTAATTATCCAAACAAAATCAGCATTACTTCTATTGCCAAAGAACTGAATTACAGTTCCAGCTGGCTTTCCAAAACGTTTACAAAACATTTTGGTCTTAGCCCTAAAGCCTATCTTACGAATTTAAGAATAGAAAAGGCAAAATCCATGCTGCTCTCAACAATGTCCATTAGACAAGTTGCTGAGCAGACAGGTTTTCCGGACCAGATGTATTTCAGCCGTGTCTTCACCAATGCGGAAGGAATCACACCTTCCCAATATAGGCAAAAACACCTGGATGCTTCTTTCGTATCAACCACAAAAAAAGATGGAACTATAATCAAACGCCGTGAGTAA